Proteins encoded together in one Lathyrus oleraceus cultivar Zhongwan6 chromosome 5, CAAS_Psat_ZW6_1.0, whole genome shotgun sequence window:
- the LOC127080013 gene encoding uncharacterized protein LOC127080013, giving the protein MAEVPSPVERLLGDYGGANAQTDRLTIVNQPVNVANFLLHPSTINQFDRKHFTGKVNEDGNKHLQRFLPMSNTLKIDGHTEEAKKLRMFPFALAEEAEEWFYSLPAGSITTWEEMEKAFMNEYFPASMFVNDLKIKTKQLIDTAAGGSTNFSTATGIKKIIEVIAANEHMELYDRCQRKPRRGYRFKAGN; this is encoded by the exons ATGGCTGAGGTTCCATCGCCAGTAGAAAGACTGTTGGGAGACTACGGAGGTGCCAATGCACAAACCGACAGATTAACtattgtcaaccaaccagtgaaCGTGGCTAATTTCCTACTGCACCCGAGTACCATTAATCAGTTTGACAGGAAGCATTTTACTGGAAAAGTGAATGAAGATGGAAACAAGCATTTGCAGAGGTTTCTGCCCATGAGCAACACtctgaaaattgatggtcacactgaaGAAGCCAAGAAGTTGAGAATGTTCCCGTTTGCCTTAGCGGAAGAAGCTGAAGAATGGTTTTATTCTTTACCTGCCGGTAGCATCACAACTTGGGAAGAAATGGAAAAGGCATTcatgaatgagtattttccagcatcg ATGTTTGTGAACGATCTTAAAATAAAGACCAAACAACTGATTGATACCGCAGCCGGTGGttccacaaatttttcaacagCCACCGGcatcaagaagatcattgaagttATTGCTGCTAATGAGCACATGGAGTTGTATGATAGGTGTCAAAGAAAACCCAGAAGGGGTTATAGATTTAAAGCTGGAAACTAA
- the LOC127080014 gene encoding uncharacterized protein LOC127080014: MYPSPEVEQHSGKDDNSSSSEKDLAAEGLCSLGKTVSEKGKFVASKTTNASHFEKHDDANDVIDLEDGISDDQEESLLHHLEPSVAKRMKTRKGSYVAELMSARKAKKTAGIGPSKPWSKVEVKKRNVRDDSEPEEDVEEDVPDISLVKKTTVRKSPGKVHVVHLDNISFHLEDGAAKWKFVIQRRVAVERELGKYVVDVKEVMDLIKAVGLLKTAAGFSQCYEGLVKEFIVNIPETFLIRIARNSTRCRKIEGAGELEVTDNEVCREITARQVKGWPLKKHLPVGKLTVKY; encoded by the exons atgtacccctctcctgaggttgaacaACATAGTGGTAAGGATGACAATTCCTCCAGTTCTGAGAAGGACTTGGCTGCTGAAGGGTTGTGCTCTCTAGGGAAAACCGTGTCTGAAAAAGGAAAATTTGTGGCATCTAAAACTACCAATGCTTCCCACTTTGAGAAGCATgatgatgcaaatgatgtgatTGATCTAGAGGATGGTATCTCTGATGATCAAGAGGAAAGCTTACTTCATCACCTAGAGCCAAGTGTGGCTAAACGCATGAAGACTCGCAAAGGAAGCTATGTGGCTGAACTTATGTCAGCTAGAAAagctaagaagactgctggtaTTGGTCCCTCCAAACCATGGAGCAAGGTTGAAGTAAAGAAGAGAAACGTCAGAGATGATTCTGAGCCTGAAgaggatgttgaggaagatgtccctgacatctctctTGTGAAGAAAACCACTGTTAGGAAGTCTCCTGGTAAAGTCCATGTTGTTCATTTGGATAACATCTCCTTCCATCTTGAGGATGGAGCTGCGaagtggaaatttgtgattcaGAGAAGGGTAGCTGTGGAAAGGGAGTTGGGAAAATATGTTGTTGATgtcaaggaggtcatggacctgataaAAGCTGTTGGGTTGTTGAAGACTGCTGCTGGGTTCTCTCAATGCTATGAAGGTTTAGTGAAGGAATTTATTGTTAACATTCCTGAGACATTTCTGATAAGAATAGCAAGGAATTCTACAAGGT GCAGAAAAATTGAGGGTGCAGGTGAATTAGAAGTTACAGACAATGAGGTATGTAGAGAGATTACTGCTAGGCAGGTGAAAGGTTGGCCTCTTAAAAAGCACCTTCCTGTTGGGAAGTTGACTGTCAA atattag